One genomic region from Argentina anserina chromosome 2, drPotAnse1.1, whole genome shotgun sequence encodes:
- the LOC126784323 gene encoding LOW QUALITY PROTEIN: disease resistance protein At4g27190-like (The sequence of the model RefSeq protein was modified relative to this genomic sequence to represent the inferred CDS: inserted 1 base in 1 codon; substituted 1 base at 1 genomic stop codon), with protein MVDLVVTEGVVPVAKWTLKIPWQELGYMFCYKSNIXRSHKQVQDLVDKKNGVKLHVKSARDALLAIGPGVDRWLGDRFKTLDEIITEKKTIFSEESVAARAACCNGWLPNLKSRHSLGRKAKKMTLKVDQLCAKDMGTIAHPAPHPEVKFQPSEHTTQLGTNFHEGASSSGASNREQILASEGKNMYFDSRRSTFVAVMEALKGDQINPIIICGLGGMGKTTLLGQVHKKAXEERLFDEYIEASCKESNDNADDVIEIQGALAEYLGAKLLEDVKQRGPRATKLRERLSQDHKKILVMLDNVWTTPPDFLLQIGISPSCKVLVTSRQQDLFKEMDTRKNSPIHSLPYGEAWSLFKKRAGSCIQLSDPELHIVAEKILEKCDGLPIAISTVGTALKGESIGIWIDALVELGNGNPENVDGVIKHVYGPIKFCYESLPGPEAKSGFLMCCIFEQSADIWIEDLVRYGLGLGLFKGTDSMVKGRDRVESLVKKLKSRFLLSGIDADPKHLRMHDVVHDVALHTASSGGFVLKKDDHGVDEQRIVLKGTKELLELMGRPISESSAVCKSLIIGGRCVLLLLESASVSELPPTIFNRVQDDLKVLLISRGFVSSLSLESIDTLLTSVAGLKNLQSLLLENWRDVQFDASAIGELRLLKILSLRGCKRLGQWPSTFKNLSDLKVLDLTDCYDLKAIAPGVISSLTQLEELYMWNSFEAMDWVNNKQDSTETKTCRVQQLLDGGIPRQTSGQQVDWKSGLLAELLSLTRLTTLQVVLPPLNLATTLFNNLQRFKISIGSNEYEYMIRYHDGNYLRVHDLDASTVGREITLLLKKASFFYLKLTGTQLQVLDVLKTVNFAKMKHLTFRTSVEYLIDTTTLVKPTATPHSSSAIFPLLNSLEILSADKLKEIFHGELPTGSLKELRSLRLRDLPALTYIWKKTNNRSEWGVMRNTLELLQVLKVEFCPSLEEVVAFEDDDEEVINFKSLTQLTVDHLPHFTSLRKNISKGTERLPEDMSREQSHDIIRKPLFDTKVVFPVLSEIITSSMKFKEIWSNQLSADQSFCELKSLEVYCCGELPHLVPTHMHSKLQKLRHIFVSYCRSLEETFETRRLIIDDEWNATALTTSESGNQGTQINKMVSFKQSHQAFQNLRELLIWYCESSRTPLSPSIARGLVKLQKLEIQHCKKIEEIVPAALEGEEIEDENMFPQLRLLELYDLPRLGSFSRGKYNFKWPLMKHVQIHDCCDIEKFCFGSLSTPKEVKIAVSTLSKGSSKLKKKLILVAEPSADSVAGRLRLRRKAVRLLQAS; from the exons ATGGTAGACCTGGTTGTTACAGAAGGCGTTGTGCCGGTTGCAAAATGGACACTGAAAATACCTTGGCAAGAGTTGGGTTATATGTTTTGTTACAAAAGCAACA GGAGGTCCCACAAGCAGGTTCAGGATCTcgttgacaaaaaaaatggaGTGAAGCTGCATGTGAAATCTGCAAGGGATGCTTTACTGGCTATTGGTCCCGGAGTTGATCGCTGGCTCGGTGAT CGTTTTAAAACACTGGACGAGATCATAACAGAAAAGAAGACAATTTTCAGTGAAGAAAGTGTAGCAGCAAGGGCAGCGTGCTGTAATGGTTGGCTTCCAAATTTGAAGTCCCGTCACTCTTTGGGAAGGAAAGCCAAGAAGATGACTCTGAAGGTTGATCAGCTTTGTGCTAAAGATATGGGGACTATAGCGCATCCTGCTCCTCACCCAGAGGTGAAATTTCAACCCTCAGAACACACTACTCAGCTAGGAACCAACTTCCATGAAGGAGCCAGCTCCTCAGGAGCATCAAACCGTGAACAGATACTCGCTTCCGAGGGGAAAAATATGTATTTTGACTCGAGAAGATCAACCTTTGTCGCTGTGATGGAAGCCTTGAAGGGGGATCAAATCAATCCGATTATCATATGCGGCTTGGGAGGCATGGGGAAGACGACATTGCTGGGGCAAGTTCATAAAAAAGCATAGGAAGAGCGTCTGTTTGATGAGTATATAGAGGCATCCTGTAAGGAATCTAATGACAACGCCGATGACGTGATTGAGATTCAAGGTGCACTTGCAGAATATCTGGGCGCCAAGCTACTTGAGGACGTAAAACAGAGAGGTCCCAGAGCAACTAAGCTACGTGAAAGATTATCTCAAGACCACAAGAAGATCTTGGTAATGTTGGACAATGTTTGGACGACACCCCCAGACTTTTTGTTGCAGATAGGGATTTCTCCTAGTTGTAAAGTTTTGGTGACATCAAGACAACAAGATCTTTTCAAGGAAATGGACACAAGGAAGAATTCCCCCATTCATAGTTTGCCGTATGGAGAAGCCTGGAGTCTGTTTAAGAAGAGAGCAGGAAGTTGCATCCAATTATCTGATCCGGAGTTGCATATTGTAGCAGAAAAGATCTTGGAGAAATGTGATGGGCTGCCGATTGCAATTTCAACTGTTGGAACTGCACTGAAAGGTGAAAGCATTGGTATATGGATTGATGCGCTGGTGGAACTCGGAAATGGGAACCCAGAAAACGTTGATGGAGTGATAAAACATGTGTACGGGCCAATAAAGTTCTGTTACGAGAGTTTACCAGGTCCGGAAGCCAAATCTGGTTTTTTGATGTGTTGCATATTTGAACAGAGCGCTGATATATGGATTGAAGATTTAGTAAGATATGGACTCGGGCTCGGGCTCTTTAAGGGCACTGATTCAATGGTTAAAGGAAGAGACCGTGTGGAATCATTGGTGAAGAAACTCAAAAGTCGCTTTTTATTGTCAGGCATCGATGCTGACCCGAAGCATCTGAGGATGCATGATGTGGTGCATGATGTTGCCTTACATACAGCTTCTTCTGGAGGGTTTGTACTAAAGAAAGATGACCATGGAGTTGATGAACAGAGAATTGTGTTGAAGGGCACAAAGGAACTTCTGGAGTTGATGGGCCGGCCTATTTCCGAGTCATCTGCTGTTTGCAAGTCGCTGATTATTGGTGGGCGTTGTGTGCTTTTACTGTTAGAGAGTGCAAGTGTATCGGAGCTGCCGCCCACAATTTTCAATAGAGTGCAAGATGATCTCAAGGTTCTACTAATTTCCAGGGGGTTTGTGAGTTCGTTGTCACTTGAGTCAATAGACACGCTACTGACATCAGTTGCAGGTCTGAAAAACCTTCAGTCATTGCTTCTAGAAAACTGGCGTGATGTACAGTTTGATGCATCTGCAATTGGGGAGCTGAGGTTACTCAAGATTCTTAGTTTGCGTGGATGTAAGAGACTCGGGCAATGGCCATCAACATTTAAAAACTTGTCTGATCTCAAAGTTCTTGATCTGACGGATTGTTACGATCTGAAAGCAATAGCTCCAGGTGTGATATCAAGTTTAACCCAACTAGAAGAATTGTACATGTGGAATAGCTTCGAGGCCATGGATTGGGTGAATAACAAACAAGACTCCACCGAAACAAAAACTTGCAGAGTGCAGCAGCTGCTGGATGGGGGGATACCAAGGCAGACCTCCGGACAACAAGTGGACTGGAAATCCGGGTTACTTGCAGAGTTGCTTTCCTTGACCCGTTTGACTACTTTACAAGTTGTTCTACCACCCCTCAATCTAGCCACCACTCTCTTTAACAACCTCCAAAGATTTAAGATCTCCATAGGATCAAATGAATATGAATATATGATCCGTTACCATGATGGCAACTACTTGAGGGTTCATGATCTCGATGCAAGCACTGTGGGTCGTGAAATCACTTTGTTGCTAAAGAAAGCCagctttttttatttaaaattgaCTGGGACTCAACTTCAAGTTCTGGATGTCTTAAAAACAGTCAATTTTGCAAAGATGAAGCATCTTACATTCCGGACCTCTGTGGAGTATCTTATTGATACCACGACACTTGTGAAACCTACTGCTACTCCACATAGCAGCAGCGCCATCTTTCCTCTCTTGAATTCCTTGGAGATCCTGTCTGCAGATAAGCTGAAAGAGATTTTTCACGGTGAGCTGCCAACAGGGTCTCTCAAGGAACTGCGGAGTTTGAGATTAAGAGATCTGCCTGCATTGACCTATATTTGGAAGAAGACCAACAATCGATCTGAATGGGGTGTAATGAGAAACACTCTAGAACTGCTTCAAGTGTTAAAAGTAGAATTCTGCCCCTCCTTGGAAGAGGTTGTTGCctttgaagatgatgatgaggaagtgATCAACTTCAAAAGTCTGACACAGTTGACTGTCGATCATCTACCACACTTCACTTCCCTAAGAAAAAATATTTCCAAGGGGACGGAAAGGCTACCAGAAGACATGAGCAGGGAACAATCTCATGACATCATCAGAAAACCTCTGTTCGACACCAAG GTTGTCTTCCCAGTCCTGTCAGAAATAATCACTTCCAGCATGAAGTTCAAAGAGATATGGAGCAACCAGCTTTCAGCAGATCAATCCTTTTGTGAACTAAAGTCGCTAGAGGTCTACTGTTGTGGCGAACTACCGCATTTGGTACCAACACATATGCATAGCAAATTGCAGAAATTGAGGCACATATTTGTGTCCTACTGTCGTTCACTGGAGGAGACTTTTGAAACTAGAAGATTGATAATCGATGATGAATGGAATGCTACTGCTTTAACAACTTCTGAGTCAGGAAATCAAGGGACACAAATAAACAAGATGGTGTCTTTCAAACAATCTCATCAAGCCTTTCAGAATCTTAGAGAATTATTAATTTGGTATTGTGAGAGTTCGAGAACTCCGCTCTCTCCCTCAATTGCCAGAGGTCTCGTGAAGCTCCAGAAACTAGAGATACAACACTGCAAGAAGATTGAAGAGATAGTACCAGCAGCACTAGAGGGTGAAGAAATAGAGGATGAAAACATGTTCCCTCAGCTACGTCTTTTGGAACTTTATGATCTGCCACGTCTCGGAAGCTTTTCACGAGGCAAATACAATTTCAAGTGGCCACTAATGAAACATGTCCAGATCCACGATTGCTGCGATATTGAGAAGTTTTGTTTTGGATCCCTCAGCACACCAAAGGAAGTGAAAATAGCTGTCAGTACCTTATCGAAAGGAAGTTCAAAGCTCAAGAAAAAGCTTATTCTTGTGGCTGAACCAAGTGCAGACAGTGTTGCTGGAAGACTGAGGCTGAGGCGCAAGGCAGTTAGGCTTCTGCAAGCATCTTAA
- the LOC126785026 gene encoding peroxidase 16-like codes for MNSHLLPLLSLLLPLLLLSTTSAQLRVDHYRNTCPNVESIVHAAVKQKFEQTFTTAPGTLRLFFHDCFVRGCDASVILAFRNKSAEKDNPDDMSLAGDGFDTVIKAKAAVDRVAGCRNKVSCADILAMATRDVISLSGGPFYGIELGRLDGRVSTKTSVRKHLPKPEFRVDKLKAMFAKHGLSITDLVALSGAHTIGFSHCDRFGHRIHNFKSKNRIDPTMNVDYAMSLRRQCPKNVDPRTAITLDPTTPQRFDNMYYKNLQQGRGLLTSDQCLFTDARTRHIVNYFAANNTAFEHAFVAAITKLGRVGVKTGKQGEIRRDCTAVN; via the exons ATGAATTCCCATCTTCTTCCTttgctctctcttcttcttcctcttcttcttctgagcACAACTAGTGCTCAGCTTAGAGTTGATCACTACAGAAACACATGCCCGAATGTCGAATCAATTGTCCATGCCGCAGTTAAACAGAAGTTTGAGCAGACATTTACAACTGCACCAGGCACTCTCAGACTCTTCTTCCACGATTGCTTTGTTCGG gGATGTGATGCTTCAGTGATTCTAGCTTTTAGGAACAAGTCGGCGGAGAAGGACAACCCGGATGACATGTCACTCGCCGGAGACGGGTTTGACACGGTGATCAAAGCCAAGGCTGCTGTTGATAGAGTGGCTGGCTGTAGGAACAAGGTTTCTTGCGCTGACATTCTTGCCATGGCCACAAGAGATGTTATATCACTG AGTGGAGGTCCATTCTATGGAATTGAATTGGGGAGACTCGATGGAAGGGTGTCCACGAAGACCAGTGTGCGCAAGCATCTTCCTAAGCCTGAGTTTAGAGTGGACAAGCTGAAAGCTATGTTTGCCAAGCATGGTCTCTCCATAACCGATCTCGTTGCTCTCTCCGGGGCTCATACGATCGGGTTCTCACACTGCGACCGATTCGGCCACCGGATACACAACTTCAAGAGCAAGAACAGAATTGATCCGACGATGAATGTGGACTACGCAATGAGCCTCAGGAGACAGTGTCCGAAGAATGTAGACCCGAGAACTGCGATTACTCTGGACCCAACAACGCCGCAGAGGTTCGATAACATGTACTACAAGAACCTTCAGCAAGGAAGAGGGCTGCTTACCTCTGATCAGTGTTTGTTTACCGACGCCAGAACAAGGCACATTGTCAACTATTTTGCAGCAAACAACACAGCCTTTGAGCATGCATTCGTGGCTGCAATTACAAAGCTTGGTAGAGTGGGAGTAAAGACTGGAAAACAAGGTGAAATTAGACGCGATTGTACTGCTGTAAACTAA
- the LOC126785025 gene encoding plasma membrane ATPase 4-like yields MSGGAKAISLEEIKNESVDLERIPIEEVFEQLKCSREGLTADEGQNRLQVFGPNKLEEKKESKVLKFLGFMWNPLSWVMEAAAIMAIALANGGGRPPDWQDFVGIMVLLIVNSTISFIEENNAGNAAAALMAGLAPKTKVLRDGRWTEQEASILVPGDIISIKLGDIVPADARLLEGDPLKIDQSALTGESLAVTKNPGDEVFSGSTCKQGEIEAVVIATGVHTFFGKAAHLVDSTNNVGHFQKVLTAIGNFCICSIAVGIAIEIVVMYPIQKRKYRDGIDNLLVLLIGGIPIAMPTVLSVTMAIGSHRLSQQGAITKRMTAIEEMAGMDVLCSDKTGTLTLNKLTVDRNLIEVFPKGVEKEHVILLAARASRTENQDAIDAAIVNMLADPKEARAGVREIHFLPFNPVEKRTALTYIDSDGNWHRASKGAPEQILELCNCKEDFKRKVHAVIDKFAERGLRSLGVARQQIPEKTKESAGAPWQFVGLLPLFDPPRHDSAETIRRALNLGVNVKMITGDQLAIGKETGRRLGMGTNMYPSSALLGQDKDAAISSLPIDELIEKADGFAGVFPEHKYEIVRRLQDRKHICGMTGDGVNDAPALKKADIGIAVADATDAARGASDIVLTEPGLSVIISAVLTSRAIFQRMKNYTIYAVSITIRIVFGFMFIALIWKFDFAPFMVLIIAILNDGTIMTISKDRVKPSPMPDSWKLKEIFATGIVLGGYMALMTVVFFWLMIDTDFFPDKFGVHSIRNSPAEMMAALYLQVSIISQALIFVTRSRSFSFLERPGLLLLGAFIIAQLVATLIAVYANWAFARINGCGWGWAGVIWLFSVVTYFPLDFLKFAIRYILSGKAWDNLLENKTAFTTKKDYGKEEREAQWATAQRTLHGLQPPESSNIFSDKSSYRELSEIAEQAKRRAEVARLRELNTLKGHVESVVKLKGLDIDNIQQHYTV; encoded by the exons TTCATGTGGAATCCCTTGTCCTGGGTCATGGAAGCTGCTGCTATAATGGCTATTGCGTTGGCAAATGGTGGTGGAAGGCCTCCAGATTGGCAGGATTTTGTTGGAATTATGGTCCTGCTGATTGTTAACTCTACCATCAGCTTTATTGAAGAAAACAATGCTGGAAACGCGGCTGCTGCACTTATGGCTGGTCTTGCTCCTAAAACTAAG GTCCTTAGAGACGGTCGATGGACTGAGCAGGAGGCTTCAATTTTGGTACCAGGAGACATAATCAGCATAAAGTTGGGAGACATAGTGCCTGCTGATGCTCGTCTTCTTGAGGGTGATCCTCTGAAGATTGACCAGTCTGCCCTAACTGGCGAGTCCCTTGCTGTTACTAAAAATCCTGGAGATGAAGTCTTTTCTGGCTCAACATGTAAACAGGGTGAGATTGAAGCAGTTGTCATTGCAACTGGGGTACACACCTTTTTTGGTAAAGCTGCACATCTTGTGGACAGCACCAACAATGTTGGGCATTTCCAGAAAGTTCTGACAGCAATTGGGAACTTCTGCATTTGTTCTATTGCGGTGGGAATAGCAATTGAGATTGTTGTTATGTACCCAATTCAGAAGCGCAAGTACAGGGATGGGATTGATAATTTGCTTGTTCTCTTGATTGGAGGAATCCCCATTGCTATGCCTACTGTATTATCTGTCACGATGGCTATTGGTTCGCACAGGCTTTCACAGCAAGGTGCCATCACAAAGAGGATGACTGCCATTGAGGAAATGGCTGGCATGGATGTATTGTGCAGTGATAAGACTGGGACCTTGACCCTGAACAAGCTTACAGTCGATAGAAATCTAATTGAAGTGTTTCCCAAGGGTGTGGAGAAAGAGCATGTAATCCTTCTTGCAGCAAGGGCTTCTAGGACTGAAAATCAGGATGCTATAGATGCTGCCATAGTAAATATGCTTGCTGATCCAAAGGAG GCGCGCGCTGGTGTAAGAGAAATCCATTTCCTTCCATTCAACCCTGTTGAAAAGAGAACTGCTTTGACCTACATTGATTCTGATGGGAACTGGCATCGAGCTAGCAAAGGTGCCCCTGAGCAG ATATTAGAACTATGCAACTGCAAGGAAGATTTCAAGAGAAAGGTTCATGCTGTCATTGATAAATTTGCTGAACGCGGGCTTCGTTCTCTTGGGGTTGCAAGACAG CAAATACCCGAGAAAACTAAAGAGAGTGCAGGAGCACCGTGGCAGTTTGTTGGTTTGTTGCCGTTATTTGATCCTCCTAGGCACGACAGTGCAGAAACTATCCGCAGAGCTCTCAATCTCGGTGTGAATGTGAAGATGATCACTG GTGATCAGCTTGCCATTGGTAAGGAAACTGGACGGCGGCTTGGTATGGGGACAAACATGTATCCGTCTTCTGCATTGCTTGGCCAAGACAAGGATGCAGCCATTTCTTCCCTCCCCATTGATGAATTGATTGAGAAGGCTGATGGATTTGCCGGAGTATTTCCAG agcacaaatatgaaatTGTGAGGAGGCTACAAGACAGGAAGCACATTTGTGGAATGACTGGAGATGGTGTCAATGATGCTCCTGCTTTGAAAAAAGCAGACATTGGAATTGCTGTAGCTGATGCCACTGATGCTGCTAGAGGTGCTTCAGATATTGTTCTGACTGAACCTGGATTAAGTGTGATAATAAGCGCAGTACTTACAAGCAGGGCCATATTCCAGAGAATGAAGAACTATACT ATCTACGCCGTTTCAATTACCATACGTATAGTG tttggttttatgttcaTCGCTTTGATATGGAAGTTTGACTTTGCACCTTTCATGGTATTGATCATCGCTATACTAAATGATG GTACGATCATGACAATATCCAAGGACCGAGTGAAACCATCTCCAATGCCAGACAGCTGGAAACTGAAAGAAATTTTCGCTACCGGCATTGTTCTTGGAGGTTACATGGCCTTGATGACAGTAGTCTTCTTTTGGTTGATGATAGATACAGACTTCTTCCCG GATAAATTTGGTGTACATTCTATAAGGAATAGCCCTGCTGAAATGATGGCAGCATTATACTTGCAAGTGAGTATTATTAGCCAAGCCCTTATCTTTGTCACAAGGTCCCGCAGCTTTTCCTTTCTGGAACGCCCTGGACTTCTCTTGCTTGGAGCTTTCATCATCGCTCAATTG GTGGCGACTTTGATAGCGGTCTATGCCAACTGGGCTTTTGCACGGATAAATGGATGTGGGTGGGGATGGGCTGGTGTAATCTGGCTTTTCAGTGTGGTGACATACTTCCCTCTCGATTTTCTTAAGTTTGCAATCCGTTACATCCTTAGTGGAAAAGCTTGGGATAACCTTTTGGAGAACAAG ACTGCTTTTACTACAAAGAAAGATTATGgaaaagaggagagagaagcaCAATGGGCTACCGCACAAAGGACCCTACATGGTCTCCAGCCACCTGAAAGCAGCAACATCTTCAGCGACAAGAGCAGTTACCGGGAACTGTCAGAGATCGCAGAACAAGCCAAGAGAAGGGCCGAGGTTGCCAG GCTCAGGGAGTTGAATACACTGAAGGGCCATGTTGAGTCCGTTGTGAAGCTGAAAGGGCTCGACATAGACAATATCCAACAGCATTATACAGTTTGA